From a region of the Besnoitia besnoiti strain Bb-Ger1 chromosome I, whole genome shotgun sequence genome:
- a CDS encoding hypothetical protein (encoded by transcript BESB_008500): MRGRRGTCFGCSFSGPCPLFASAVLVPLFICCHFSSLRGGLFATQHNLVLGVLASASGQQLQDSGVSPVPAGVVGVSEVAIQNGRSFSADRSIQAKDAADSQPSPSRFDNGFAVETHDPEDGEQNSMQVERPRLSLRSLSVQIPTGQAHTAALTDFDVQEQAGATILTTTGAVRGNAGERQLEKKTEPPAGSGEFSRARDSTSTASGVSRFDAERAYGRESMSGPPPRLSSGGNSVLLPAYLRQDSPGSLSPGEPSVRNRRVKQKPSAERGDLFHRVRRLSLDTSAAEVDREKQGGVSSHAVYTSAARRASNTDGAVPGSMRVRDSPFLPPTSEGSHLSGEDVRQRGHDTGMDPGQKSDPATGNSGAGASLSQVSPGSGVETPSSLNRHSSRPAMLPRDQGGGGPEDSQSLGGGLHSPVVDPHDTPSGVSIQPTHVGAHLPPQQSDVLEWLRTGAPFPLPSALRKPRHPSLTRGSQGQDARASDASEPAAGHPGDFTDRLRRDVDVRDRGESLEGHESGPGAVHTSYQVVMRRLYRSYCQRLGTDRRWQRQFGILVLSAIEWPLYTHKKYWRQPSTGKFFDTLVQLTDDKDDDRLAGPNVRYVARIKSCGFDAILRNQLEDLRLTVRTLDEFLAFVRVQTAVDTKLRDMLHYLPEQKLAIVSMRATLGNMYQAVSQLQIFYYYSGGLKKEEAASIQQWKFRSERRLHWIFLHMLGVSHQVVTGKPMNGVIILQVDKVESREKAVFQLFDFVENEATQKALLQFESTVTSAITMRIKNVSKEFSGLLSFGWLSARDDEPMNLPDCMVTAFYLKPEASSIPPSAPARRGKALESPLVDRKARTRGAAKKQSSSEPSELPHARDGSAANLVHSENPPRENHSGKTSGPSPSSAGTAGQVFESSANLSSAASGEQLGASAAFPQGSKNLPASQTQLGPPPIEIGQFGFEMHPAVTQELKARLPPGSMYIQLSLADRWDFQPNSSYVIPPDAIPAYRATQMLKANLAWDPSLVGVGMAHVVYTTIMDRYNSGPSETKKEDEYDNDRNLIIRVPQTQFRGEQNFLQDVMSMVVVPSLQDSAPRTVDPDRLQVMGSARRLPVGDVLKTGTFGVGIPYSQHKVIEGLVTSDSVCVHLLVKGLREMTRKNTLELPGLAIFDRFIRRSRGKYMLLFVDVVPKKKATTVQAKNQVPRQGGYPTWVLLLSNICLALFFIFVIVCLLLNQHVKLPWWVACICGSRNPFSNEPDDLGSSHIPALASGVSMVELASVGRYQDSSGTPSKRMLLGRYTSKACAELPAGKDGSGHAYMTERSTSPPTNDTSFFAENTQHREHSGEIDMEKVGGSAMLEPIEPAGDDSSDSRRDSYGPYETRDLHCPPDFQDMLTRSSILASRGGVERRDRNGPSGADAASGPRNCGVPSEAENGRLSTRASPRFNLWNQRHPNDCMAVGEHPVYTESRRVAPTGRDVSVTWGPSTTYSHERPLPVRASQTGLEQLKALELARAYRETQGETPGSMERRRLARRTGDESGMRTSGGSIVNP; this comes from the exons ATGAGAGGTCGGCGCGGGACTTGTTTTGGCTGTTCTTTCTCTGGCCCCTGTCCTCTTTTTGCGTCTGCTGTTCTTGTCCCGCTGTTCATCTGCTGCCACTTTTCGTCGCTTCGAGGCGGTCTTTTCGCGACGCAGCATAATTTGGTGCTGGGTGTGTTGGCATCGGCATCGGGACAACAGCTGCAGGACAGTGGGGTCTCTCCCGTGCCTGCCGGCGTTGTAGGGGTCTCTGAGGTTGCCATCCAAAATGGACGCAGCTTCAGCGCAGATCGGAGCATCCAGGCGAAGGATGCAGCAGACAGCCAACCGTCTCCAAGTCGCTTTGACAACGGGTTTGCCGTAGAAACCCATGATCCCGAAGACGGTGAACAGAATTCGATGCAGGTGGAGCGCCCAAGGCTTTCACTACGCAGTCTCTCCGTACAGATTCCCACAGGGCAAGCCCACACTGCTGCGCTGACGGATTTTGATGTGCAAGAGCAGGCTGGGGCTACGATTTTGACGACCACGGGAGCAGTCAGGGGTAATGCTGGCGAACGCCAGCTAGAGAAGAAGACCGAGCCACCGGCAGGCAGCGGAGAattctcgcgtgcgcgcgatTCGACCTCAACGGCATCGGGAGTCTCACGGTTTGATGCAGAACGCGCATACGGTAGGGAAAGCATGTCAGGACCTCCACCCAGATTATCTAGCGGTGGCAACTCCGTTTTGCTCCCCGCCTATTTGCGCCAAGACTCTCCTGGTTCACTGTCTCCCGGAGAACCTTCAGTGCGTAACCGGCGAGTGAAGCAGAAGCCGTCCGCTGAGCGAGGTGACTTGTTTCACCGAGTGCGCCGCTTAAGCCTCGACACGTCAGCGGCCGAAGTGGACAGGGAGAAGCAAGGAGGCGTATCGTCTCACGCCGTCTATAcctcggctgcgcggcgagcctctAACACGGACGGCGCAGTCCCGGGCTCAATGAGAGTTCGCGATAGTCCTTTTCTGCCCCCCACAAGCGAAGGGTCTCATCTGTCTGGGGAGGACGTCCGGCAGCGAGGTCACGACACCGGCATGGACCCCGGGCAGAAGAGCGACCCGGCCACAGGAAATTCGGGCGCCGGAGCATCTTTGTCGCAGGTCTCGCCAGGGTCGGGCGTCGAGACCCCTTCATCGCTCAATCGCCACTCGTCTAGACCTGCGATGCTACCGCGAGATCAGGGCGGTGGCGGACCAGAGGACTCTCAGTCGCTGGGCGGTGGGCTCCATTCGCCGGTCGTGGATCCCCACGACACGCCGTCAGGAGTCAGTATACAGCCGACACATGTTGGCGCGCATCTCCCTCCACAGCAGAGTGATGTGCTGGAGTGGCTGAGGACGGGCGCGCCTTTCCCTCTACCTTCTGCGTTGCGAAAGCCGAGACACCCATCTCTAACGCGTGGCTCACAGGGACAAGATGCGCGGGCGTCAGACGCTTCTGAACCCGCGGCGGGACATCCTGGCGATTTCACAgaccggctgcggcgagacgTTGACGTACGGGATCGAGGCGAGAGTCTGGAAGGGCACGAATCTGGTCCAG gCGCTGTGCACACAAGCTACCAGGTGGTCATGCGGAGACTCTATCGATCGTACTGTCAGCGCCTGGGAACGGATCGTCGCTGGCAAAGGCAATTTGGTATCCTCGTTCTCTCGGCTATCGAGTGGCCTCTATACACTCACAAGAAATACTGGAGACAGCCATCAACGGGGAAGTTCTTCGACACACTCGTCCAGCTCACCGATGACAAAGACGACGATCGCCTCGCTGGACCTAATGTGCGCTACGTTGCCCGAATCAAGAGTTGCGGCTTTGATGCCATTCTACGTAATCAG CTTGAGGACTTGCGGCTAACAGTGCGAACGCTTGATGagttcctcgccttcgttcgCGTGCAAACGGCGGTGGATACGAAGCTCCGAGATATGCTGCACTACCTCCCGGAACAAAAGTTGGCTATCGTGTCCATGCGGGCTACCCTTGGCAATATGTACCAAGCTGTCTCGCAACTTCAGATTTTCTACTACTATTCCGGTG GCTtgaagaaagaggaagcagcgagTATACAGCAGTGGAAGTTCCGGTctgagcgccgcctccactggATTTTCCTGCATATGCTGGGCGTCTCACACCAGGTGGTAACTGGGAAGCCGATGAACGGAGTTATTATCCTTCAGGTAGACAAAGTAGAGTCTCGCGAAAAGGCGGTATTCCAACTTTTCGATTTTGTAGAAAATGAAGCGACGCAAAAGGCGCTCCTCCAGTTCGAGTCGACAGTGACGTCCGCCATCACAATGAGGATCAAGAATGTGTCTAAGGAATTCAGTGGCCTCCTCTCCTTTGGCTGGCTTtctgcgcgcgacgacgagccgaTGAACCTTCCGGACTGCATGGTGACGGCGTTCTATCTCAAACCCGAAGCGTCATCGATACCCCCTTCTGctccagcgcgacgcggcaaAGCACTAGAGTCACCGCTGGTCGATAGAAAGGCACGTACTAGGGGCGCGGCAAAGAAACAGTCTTCCTCCGAGCCTTCAGAGCTCCCGCATGCGAGAGATGGAAGCGCAGCAAATCTGGTGCACTCAGAGAACCCACCCAGAGAGAACCACTCGGGGAAGACGTCCGGACCGTCGCCATCGTCAGCAGGAACTGCCGGTCAAGTGTTTGAGTCTTCGGCGAATTTGTCTTCAGCAGCGAGTGGAGAACAGCTCGGGGCATCTGCGGCGTTTCCGCAAGGCTCTAAGAACCTGCCAGCCAGTCAGACTCAGTTGGGTCCACCCCCTATAGAAATTGGGCAGTTCGGGTTTGAGATGCACCCCGCTGTGACGCAGGAGCTCAAAGCGCGACTTCCGCCCGGAAGCATGTACATTCAGCTCAGTCTCGCCGATCGGTGGGATTTTCAACCGAACTCCAGTTACGTGATTCCCCCCGATGCAATTCCTGCCTAccgcgcgacgcagatgcTCAAGGCCAATCTGGCCTGGGATCCGTCTCTTGTGGGCGTCGGCATGGCTCACGTCGTCTACACAACCATCATGGATCGCTACAACTCGGGGCCGTCGGAAACCAAAAAGGAAGACGAGTACGACAACGACCGGAACTTGATCATACGGGTTCCTCAGACTCAGTTCCGAGGAGAACAGAACTTTCTCCAGGACGTCATGTCCATGGTCGTCGTGCCGAGCCTGCAAGATTCTGCTCCGAGGACGGTAGATCCGGATCGCCTTCAGGTCATGGGGTCTGCCCGGCGCCTCCCTGTAGGAGACGTGCTGAAGACAGGGACATTCGGGGTCGGCATCCCTTACTCGCAACATAAAGTGATCGAGGGTCTCGTCACCTCCGATTCGGTCTGCGTCCACCTGCTTGTGAAAGGCCTTCGGGAAATGACTAGGAAAAACACACTCGAATTGCCTGGTTTAGCCATTTTTGACCGGTTTAtccgacgcagcagaggcaagTACATGCTGCTTTTCGTCGATGTCGTCCCCAAGAAAAAG GCGACGACGGTTCAGGCGAAGAATCAAGTTCCTCGACAAGGAGGGTATCCTACGTGGGTGTTACTTCTCTCGAACATTTGCTTGGCGCTTTTCTTCATCTTTGTCATTGTGTGCTTGCTGCTCAACCAGCACGTCAAACTGCCGTGGTGGGTGGCATGCATTTGCGGAAGTCGCAACCCATTTTCAAACGAGCCGGATGACCTCGGGTCGTCCCACATCCCAGCGCTTGCCTCGGGAGTCTCGATGGTCGAGCTGGCGTCTGTCGGCAGATACCAAGATTCCTCGGGCACGCCGTCGAAGCGAATGCTTCTCGGTCGGTACACGAGCAAAGCGTGTGCGGAGCTACCCGCAGGCAAAGACGGTTCAGGTCACGCGTACATGACAGAACGGTCAACGTCACCGCCAACGAATGACACAAGCTTCTTTGCTGAGAACACACAACACAGGGAACATTCTGGCGAGATCGACATGGAGAAGGTGGGCGGCTCTGCAATGCTGGAACCCATCGAGCCTGCGGGTGACGACTCGTCCGACAGCCGCAGGGATAGCTATGGGCCGTACGAGACCCGGGACCTTCACTGCCCTCCGGATTTTCAAGACATGCTGACGCGGTCTTCTATCCTGGCGTCAAGAGGGGGCGTGGAGCGAAGAGATCGGAATGGTCCATCCGGGGCGGATGCTGCGTCAGGGCCTCGGAACTGCGGTGTTCCCTCTGAAGCCGAAAATGGACGTCTTAGcacacgcgcgtctccgcgatTCAACTTGTGGAACCAGCGGCATCCGAACGATTGTATGGCGGTCGGCGAGCATCCGGTATACACGGAGTCGCGGCGTGTGGCACCCACGGGCAGAGACGTGAGCGTCACCTGGGGACCGAGTACGACGTACAGCCACGAGAGGCCTCTCCCGGTGCGTGCGTCGCAGACTGGACTGGAGCAGCTAAAGGCTCTCGAGCTTGCGCGGGCTTACAGAGAGACCCAAGGTGAAACACCTGGCTCTATGGAGCGCCGCAGATTGGCTAGGCGGACTGGAGATGAGTCAGGTATGCGGACGAGTGGTGGGAGTATCGTAAACCCTTAA